From a single Vibrio tubiashii genomic region:
- a CDS encoding glutaredoxin family protein, protein MITLYSTEGCHLCEMAFDLTKQFNISHQVEIVDIAFDDELFSRYGVTIPVLNYQGNELNWPFDLQQLQLWLDENGITNNK, encoded by the coding sequence GTGATCACTTTATATAGTACAGAAGGGTGCCACCTATGTGAGATGGCATTTGACCTTACAAAACAGTTTAATATTTCTCATCAGGTCGAGATTGTCGATATTGCTTTCGACGATGAACTGTTTTCTCGTTACGGCGTCACCATTCCGGTGCTGAATTATCAAGGTAACGAGCTTAATTGGCCGTTTGATTTACAACAATTACAGCTTTGGTTAGACGAAAATGGCATTACTAACAATAAATAA